One genomic window of Comamonas serinivorans includes the following:
- a CDS encoding Y-family DNA polymerase, whose translation MSPHWAALLPQPDAEASHAIPAALAAEPADRRVRKAARPSSPARGRSRQPSPRTAPQVSPASHSPAPPFPSAGAHAGEVALHDPHAHAPADIATLGYWGLRFSPRVAVLDDAVLVDVAASARLFGGLQPLQQLVEGGAQALGAHVAWAPTGTAALALARCGVRDGFAAPLAQVLDALPLHALPAVALQHPTLARLGCRTLGDVRRLPRAGLARRVGAELLLALDQAHGLAPEVYAWLRLPEAFEAQLSLLHTVDSAPALLFGATRLLRQLVAWLQARHLGALAIELQWVHEGWRSHDADTRGRLCVRSGQPTQHLAHLTRLLGEHLAQVQLQAPVDQLTLTAPEVAPVVHDSHTLVPDGGQRSRSVAEALERIQARLGPDSVRHATVLADHRLEWMQRWQPPLASPAASSPAVWRRAATSVGSAPAGASPAPGPADLANLAGFSLPVPSWLLPQPLRLVVRHHRPHHQGPLQLLLGPDRVEGGWWHRVPASHHLADSTVACPPGDGHSLNVQRDYWLALSPRAGLLSVFQQRLAGDEIGWFLHGHYA comes from the coding sequence ATGTCACCGCATTGGGCCGCCCTGCTGCCGCAGCCTGACGCTGAGGCCTCGCACGCCATCCCCGCGGCCCTGGCCGCCGAGCCGGCGGACCGCCGCGTGCGCAAGGCGGCTCGCCCCTCGTCACCCGCTCGCGGGCGATCGCGCCAACCATCCCCTCGGACAGCCCCCCAGGTCTCGCCCGCGTCCCACTCGCCCGCTCCTCCCTTCCCCAGCGCGGGTGCCCACGCCGGCGAGGTCGCCCTCCATGACCCGCACGCACACGCACCCGCCGACATCGCCACGCTGGGCTACTGGGGCTTGCGGTTCAGCCCGCGCGTGGCCGTGCTCGACGACGCCGTGCTGGTGGACGTCGCCGCCAGCGCGCGCCTGTTCGGCGGGCTGCAGCCCTTGCAGCAGTTGGTGGAAGGCGGCGCCCAGGCGCTGGGCGCCCACGTCGCCTGGGCGCCCACCGGCACCGCCGCGCTGGCGCTGGCCCGCTGCGGTGTGCGCGACGGGTTCGCGGCCCCACTGGCGCAGGTGCTCGATGCCCTGCCCCTGCACGCCTTGCCCGCCGTTGCCCTGCAGCACCCCACGCTCGCCCGCCTGGGGTGCCGCACGCTGGGCGATGTACGCCGCTTGCCCCGCGCCGGCCTGGCCCGCCGCGTGGGCGCCGAGCTGCTGCTCGCGCTGGACCAGGCCCATGGCCTGGCGCCCGAGGTCTACGCCTGGCTGCGGCTGCCCGAGGCCTTCGAGGCCCAGCTGTCGCTGCTGCACACCGTGGACAGCGCGCCCGCCCTGCTGTTTGGCGCCACACGGCTGCTGCGCCAGCTGGTCGCCTGGCTGCAGGCGCGGCACCTGGGGGCGCTGGCGATCGAGCTGCAGTGGGTGCACGAAGGCTGGCGCAGCCACGATGCCGACACCCGCGGCCGCCTTTGCGTGCGCAGTGGTCAGCCCACCCAGCACCTGGCGCACCTGACACGCCTGCTGGGCGAGCACCTGGCCCAGGTGCAGCTGCAGGCCCCGGTCGACCAGTTGACGCTGACGGCGCCCGAGGTGGCCCCCGTGGTTCACGACAGCCACACGCTGGTGCCCGATGGCGGGCAACGCAGCCGCTCGGTGGCCGAGGCGCTGGAGCGCATCCAGGCCCGCTTGGGGCCAGACAGCGTGCGCCACGCCACGGTGCTGGCCGACCACCGCCTGGAATGGATGCAGCGCTGGCAGCCCCCTCTCGCCTCGCCAGCGGCCTCGTCTCCCGCTGTCTGGCGCCGCGCGGCCACATCAGTGGGCTCGGCGCCTGCCGGGGCATCACCGGCCCCGGGTCCCGCTGACCTGGCCAACCTGGCGGGCTTCAGCCTGCCCGTGCCCAGCTGGCTGCTGCCCCAGCCGCTGCGCCTGGTTGTGCGCCACCACCGGCCTCACCACCAGGGGCCGTTGCAGCTGCTGCTGGGCCCCGACCGCGTGGAAGGCGGCTGGTGGCATCGCGTGCCCGCGTCGCACCACCTGGCCGACTCGACCGTGGCCTGCCCGCCAGGGGATGGCCACAGCCTGAACGTGCAGCGCGACTACTGGCTCGCGCTCAGCCCGCGCGCGGGGCTGTTGTCGGTGTTTCAACAGCGGCTGGCCGGCGACGAAATCGGCTGGTTCCTGCATGGGCACTACGCCTGA
- a CDS encoding error-prone DNA polymerase: MTTPAPDPLPAYAELRCLSNFSFLRGASHPDELVQRAQALGYRALALTDDGSLAGVVRAHVAAKAAGLPLIVGAQFRVQARAPGETPFTLVLLAQTLFGYGNLCAFITQLRRAAPKGHYQLTRDQVQGHALRDCLALLCPDRQPPAAPDTPGHANRHSSGAAQAWARSPGPAAEPTSPADTAQAIESIDPMGPSPATAPPDAAAPASPLGRQAVQAADALAELGHWALSQFMGRCWIGVDLPRRMDDALWLHRLREMGMRTALPLVAVGDVHLHVRSRKPLHDVLTAIRIGQPLTHCGHALQRSAELHLRSRLRLAQTFPPELLAETLVVASRCHFSLDEIRYQYPAEVVPTGTTALAYLEALTQKGAAERWPDGVPAQVQAQLTRELGLIGELGYEHYFLTVHDIVAHARSVHILCQGRGSAANSAVCYCLGITAVNPAQSELLFERFISKERNEPPDIDVDFEHERREEVIQYLYTKYGRDRCALTATVISYHERSAIRDVGKALGFDEATLDAIARQHRRLEGQGVQAELLRELGLDVDALAVQQLMQLVAQILGFPRHLSQHTGGFVLTQGPLSRLVPIENAAMRDRTVIQWDKDDLDAAGLLKVDVLALGMLTALRRTFDFVAQRRGVRPTLATLPPDDPATYDMICRADTVGVFQIESRAQMSMLPRLQPRNFYDLVIEVAIVRPGPIQGGMVHPYLRRRQGLEKVTYEKPVLQQALARTLGVPIFQEQVMQIAILAAGFSPGEADALRRAMAAWRRTGTLSKYQQKIIDGMTANGYTPEFAESIFRQIQGFSEYGFPESHAASFAQLVYASSWLKCHEPAAFLAALLNSQPMGFYTPSQLVQDARRHGVRVRPVDVLHSDWDCSLEDLRHPDGPAVRLGLCQVSGLSQASGQRIVQARLAAGPTAPTGHAGHGPGSASATAPLDAGVHGLATQATSSSSDAEAWRDGQAPEPLASPAGQSAEVCLAQPQQVFVGHPPADPPEPGGPPPHQAGRLHASDATTTDITHQASQADDLPTPSPWPDVEALARSAGLDRREVQLLAAADALRGLAGHRRQQMWAAAGWHAEPALLHEAPTHEPPLVLPQAPETEAVAWDLAATHLSLRTHPMALLRPRLARWRLRSSQDLHTAVDGDWVRTAGIVTVRQQPPTAKGTTFVSLEDEFGSLQVIVWRHVRDAQRPILQGARLMAVQGRWQREGLVCNLIAHRLADLSALLAPFATGSSRDFH, encoded by the coding sequence GTGACCACCCCTGCCCCCGATCCGCTGCCCGCTTATGCCGAGCTGCGCTGCCTCTCCAACTTCAGCTTTCTGCGGGGCGCCAGCCACCCGGACGAGCTGGTTCAGCGCGCCCAGGCCCTGGGCTACCGCGCCTTGGCGCTGACCGACGACGGCTCGCTCGCCGGCGTGGTGCGCGCGCACGTCGCGGCCAAGGCGGCGGGCCTGCCGCTGATCGTGGGCGCGCAGTTTCGCGTGCAGGCCCGCGCGCCCGGCGAAACCCCGTTCACCCTGGTGCTGCTGGCCCAGACCCTGTTCGGCTACGGCAACCTGTGCGCCTTCATCACCCAGCTGCGTCGGGCCGCGCCCAAGGGGCACTACCAGCTCACGCGCGACCAGGTGCAGGGCCACGCGCTGCGCGACTGCCTGGCCCTGCTGTGCCCCGACCGCCAACCGCCTGCCGCGCCCGACACACCAGGCCACGCCAACCGCCATAGCTCCGGCGCTGCCCAGGCCTGGGCCAGGTCGCCCGGTCCGGCGGCGGAACCGACCTCACCGGCAGACACCGCCCAGGCCATCGAGTCCATCGACCCCATGGGCCCCAGTCCGGCAACCGCGCCGCCAGACGCAGCTGCCCCAGCCTCCCCCCTGGGCCGCCAGGCTGTGCAGGCGGCCGATGCGCTGGCCGAACTGGGCCACTGGGCGCTCAGCCAGTTCATGGGCCGCTGCTGGATCGGCGTGGACCTGCCGCGCCGCATGGACGACGCGCTGTGGCTGCACCGCCTGCGCGAGATGGGCATGCGCACCGCCTTGCCGCTGGTCGCCGTGGGCGATGTGCACCTGCACGTGCGTTCGCGCAAGCCCTTGCACGACGTGCTCACCGCCATCCGCATCGGCCAGCCGCTCACCCACTGCGGCCACGCCCTGCAGCGCAGCGCCGAGCTGCACCTGCGCAGCCGCCTGCGCCTGGCCCAGACCTTCCCGCCCGAGCTGCTGGCCGAAACCCTGGTCGTGGCCTCGCGCTGCCATTTCAGCCTTGATGAAATCCGCTACCAGTATCCGGCCGAAGTCGTTCCTACCGGAACGACAGCCCTGGCATACCTCGAGGCGCTCACCCAGAAAGGCGCCGCTGAACGCTGGCCGGACGGCGTGCCCGCCCAGGTGCAGGCCCAGCTGACGCGCGAGTTAGGCCTGATCGGCGAGCTGGGCTACGAGCACTATTTCCTGACCGTCCACGACATCGTGGCGCACGCGCGCAGCGTGCACATCCTGTGCCAGGGCCGGGGGTCGGCCGCCAACAGCGCGGTCTGCTACTGCCTGGGCATCACCGCGGTCAACCCGGCGCAGTCGGAGTTGCTGTTCGAGCGCTTCATCAGCAAGGAGCGCAACGAGCCGCCCGACATCGACGTCGACTTCGAGCACGAGCGGCGCGAAGAGGTCATCCAGTACCTCTACACCAAGTACGGCCGCGACCGCTGCGCCCTGACGGCCACCGTCATCTCGTACCACGAGCGCTCGGCCATTCGCGACGTGGGCAAGGCGCTGGGCTTCGACGAGGCCACGCTGGACGCCATCGCGCGCCAGCACCGCCGCCTGGAAGGCCAGGGCGTGCAGGCCGAGCTGCTGCGCGAGCTGGGCCTGGACGTGGACGCCCTGGCGGTGCAGCAGCTCATGCAGCTGGTGGCGCAGATCCTGGGCTTCCCGCGCCACCTGTCGCAGCACACGGGCGGCTTCGTGCTCACCCAGGGCCCGCTGTCGCGCCTGGTGCCGATCGAAAACGCCGCCATGCGCGATCGCACCGTCATCCAGTGGGACAAGGACGACCTCGACGCCGCCGGCCTGCTCAAGGTGGACGTGCTGGCCCTGGGCATGCTCACGGCCCTGCGGCGCACCTTCGATTTCGTGGCCCAGCGACGCGGCGTGCGCCCCACGCTGGCCACCCTGCCTCCGGACGACCCGGCCACCTACGACATGATCTGCCGCGCCGACACCGTGGGCGTGTTCCAGATCGAAAGCCGCGCGCAGATGAGCATGCTGCCGCGCCTGCAGCCGCGCAACTTCTACGACCTGGTGATCGAGGTCGCCATCGTGCGGCCCGGCCCCATCCAGGGCGGCATGGTTCACCCCTACCTGCGGCGGCGCCAGGGGCTGGAAAAGGTGACCTACGAAAAGCCCGTGCTCCAGCAAGCGCTGGCCCGCACGCTGGGCGTGCCCATCTTCCAGGAGCAGGTCATGCAGATCGCCATCCTGGCCGCAGGCTTTTCACCCGGCGAGGCCGATGCGCTGCGGCGCGCCATGGCCGCCTGGCGCCGCACCGGGACCTTGAGCAAGTACCAACAAAAAATCATTGATGGCATGACGGCAAACGGCTATACCCCCGAGTTCGCCGAATCCATCTTCCGGCAGATCCAGGGCTTCTCCGAATACGGCTTCCCGGAAAGCCACGCCGCCAGCTTCGCGCAGCTGGTCTATGCCTCCAGCTGGCTCAAATGCCACGAGCCCGCGGCCTTCCTCGCCGCGCTGCTCAACAGCCAGCCCATGGGCTTTTACACGCCCAGCCAACTGGTGCAGGACGCCCGCCGCCATGGCGTGCGCGTGCGTCCCGTCGACGTCCTGCACAGCGACTGGGACTGCAGCCTGGAAGACCTGCGCCACCCCGACGGCCCCGCCGTCCGCCTGGGCCTGTGCCAGGTCAGCGGCCTGTCGCAGGCCAGCGGCCAGCGCATCGTTCAGGCGCGGCTGGCCGCGGGCCCCACCGCGCCAACCGGTCACGCAGGCCATGGCCCCGGCAGTGCGTCCGCCACAGCCCCTCTCGACGCCGGTGTCCACGGCCTCGCGACCCAGGCCACCTCCAGCTCGAGCGACGCGGAGGCTTGGCGTGATGGCCAGGCGCCTGAACCGCTTGCCTCACCCGCCGGTCAGTCCGCTGAAGTCTGTTTGGCCCAGCCACAGCAGGTGTTTGTCGGTCACCCACCCGCCGATCCACCTGAACCCGGCGGTCCTCCACCACATCAGGCCGGCCGCCTCCACGCATCTGACGCCACCACCACCGACATCACCCATCAAGCCAGCCAAGCCGACGACCTGCCGACCCCATCGCCCTGGCCCGATGTCGAAGCCCTGGCCCGCAGCGCCGGGCTCGACCGCCGCGAGGTGCAGCTGCTGGCCGCGGCCGATGCCTTGCGCGGTCTGGCCGGCCACCGCCGCCAGCAGATGTGGGCCGCCGCCGGCTGGCACGCCGAGCCGGCGCTGCTGCACGAGGCCCCCACCCACGAACCGCCCCTGGTCCTGCCCCAAGCCCCCGAAACCGAGGCCGTGGCCTGGGACCTGGCGGCCACCCACCTGAGCCTGCGCACCCACCCCATGGCCCTGCTGCGTCCACGCCTGGCGCGCTGGCGCCTGCGCAGCTCGCAAGACCTGCACACCGCCGTCGATGGTGACTGGGTGCGCACGGCCGGCATCGTCACCGTGCGCCAGCAGCCGCCCACGGCCAAGGGCACCACCTTCGTGTCGCTTGAAGACGAGTTCGGCAGCCTGCAGGTCATCGTCTGGCGCCATGTGCGCGATGCCCAACGCCCCATCCTGCAAGGCGCGCGGCTCATGGCCGTGCAAGGCCGCTGGCAGCGCGAGGGCCTGGTCTGCAACCTGATTGCCCACCGCCTGGCCGACCTGTCGGCCCTGCTGGCCCCGTTCGCCACCGGCAGCAGCCGCGACTTCCACTGA
- the ispD gene encoding 2-C-methyl-D-erythritol 4-phosphate cytidylyltransferase: protein MPTDSPIHVLIPAAGVGQRAGTPCPKQYQPVAGAPVLAHTLRVFAPLRAQGQLAQVWLVVAPQDGWLDGALPDVDAHARVLRCGGASRAASVANGLAAMRQAGVADHAWVLVHDAARCLLQPAQVTALIAAGRAAAARGDAWPGALLALPLPDTLKQADAQDRVAATVARVDKWLAQTPQMFRLAELQAALARAFDGDDYPGVTDEASAMEALGARPQLVVGSAQNLKLTYPDDFALAEALLQARALAAGG from the coding sequence ATGCCTACCGATTCCCCCATCCACGTCCTCATCCCCGCCGCCGGCGTGGGCCAGCGCGCTGGCACGCCGTGCCCCAAGCAGTACCAGCCTGTGGCTGGGGCGCCGGTGCTGGCGCACACGTTGCGCGTGTTTGCGCCGCTGCGGGCGCAGGGCCAACTGGCGCAGGTGTGGCTGGTGGTGGCGCCGCAGGATGGCTGGCTGGATGGCGCCTTGCCCGATGTCGACGCGCACGCGCGGGTGCTGCGCTGCGGGGGCGCCAGCCGCGCGGCCTCGGTCGCCAACGGGCTGGCTGCCATGCGGCAGGCTGGCGTGGCCGATCACGCCTGGGTGCTGGTGCACGATGCCGCGCGCTGCCTGCTGCAGCCCGCCCAGGTGACGGCGCTGATCGCGGCGGGGCGCGCTGCCGCCGCGCGCGGCGATGCCTGGCCCGGCGCCTTGCTGGCGCTGCCGCTGCCCGACACGCTCAAACAGGCCGATGCCCAGGACCGGGTGGCCGCCACCGTGGCGCGGGTCGACAAATGGCTGGCGCAGACGCCGCAGATGTTCCGCCTGGCCGAGCTGCAGGCGGCATTGGCACGGGCCTTCGATGGCGACGACTACCCCGGCGTGACCGACGAGGCCAGCGCCATGGAGGCCCTGGGTGCGCGGCCGCAGCTGGTCGTCGGCAGCGCGCAGAACCTGAAGCTGACCTACCCCGACGATTTCGCGCTGGCCGAGGCGCTGCTGCAGGCGCGTGCGTTGGCTGCGGGTGGTTGA
- the mfd gene encoding transcription-repair coupling factor: MELPKLQPGKRLALPRPSTSADALLLAELAQREKAAGRLVAIVCADAGDAHRLQDELKFFAPELRLTLFPDWETLPYDSFSPHQDLISERLATLWAIRQGQADVVLLPATTALYRLAPPAFLAGYTFHFKAGQTLDEAALKSQLTLAGYTHVNQVVSPGEYAVRGSLIDLFPMGSPLPYRVDLFDDEIDTIRAFDPDTQRSLYPVPEVRLLPGREFPMDDAARARFRSRWRELLEGDPTRSRIYKDMGNGVATAGIEYYLPLFFDDTATVFDYLSGATAGSTPREAASAEPSSLVLVLHGDLEAAFQQFWQDTQERHRLVQGDPDHPVLPPAALFLNAEQFYVAAKPHAQLALRRADQVSDEQQATAYAEFAPLPDLSVVRGADDPLQRLQAFVQAAPRQGLRVLVLAESEGRRESLLDFLRASHLNPPAFDHLAEFRASDEPLGIATAALAAGFGWPEGGVALVTETELFAGGTGVRRRRRQEQQSDLDTLIKDLSELKVGDPVVHSAHGIGRYHGLVNMDVGQLNPDGSPALQEFLHLEYAGNATLYVPVSQLHLIGRYSGVAPEQAPLHKLGGSQWEKAKRKAAEQVRDAAAELLNIYARRAAREGHAFRFAENDYAQFAQDFGFEETADQHAAITAVINDMISPQPMDRLVCGDVGFGKTEVALRAAFVAVTGGKQVAFLAPTTLLAEQHYQTLVDRFSRWPIKIAEMSRFRSAKEIKAAATGIAEGTVDIVVGTHKLLSESVQFKNLGLLIIDEEHRFGVRHKEAMKALRAEVDVLTLTATPIPRTMGMALEGLRDLSVIATAPQRRLAIKTFVRSESNGVIREAVLRELKRGGQVYFLHNEVETIENRRQALEELLPEARIAVAHGQMPERELEKVMRDFVAQRHNILLCSTIIETGIDVPTANTIVISRADKFGLAQLHQLRGRVGRSHHQAYAYLMVPDIDSLTKQAEQRLDAIQQMEELGSGFYLAMHDLEIRGAGEVLGENQSGNMMEVGFQLYNEMLADAVKALKAGKEPDLLSPMQATTEINLHVPALLPTDYCGDVQLRLSLYKRLATAKTNDQVDRIVEELVDRFGKLPPQAQALIDVHRLRVLSQPYGVQKVDAAPGVIHITFKQGASVEPLAIIHLIQKNKHIKLAGNDKLRIERALPEAKDRAQMVRDVLRSLGKPAEAVAAPAQA; the protein is encoded by the coding sequence ATGGAACTCCCCAAACTTCAACCTGGCAAGCGGCTGGCGCTGCCGCGCCCCTCCACCTCGGCCGATGCCTTGCTGCTGGCCGAGCTGGCCCAGCGCGAGAAGGCCGCGGGGCGGCTGGTGGCCATCGTCTGCGCCGATGCCGGCGATGCCCATCGCCTGCAGGATGAGCTGAAGTTCTTCGCGCCCGAGCTGCGGCTGACGCTGTTCCCCGACTGGGAGACCCTGCCTTACGACAGCTTCTCGCCGCACCAGGACCTGATCAGCGAACGGTTGGCCACGCTCTGGGCCATTCGGCAGGGCCAGGCTGATGTGGTGCTGCTGCCGGCCACCACGGCGCTGTACCGCCTGGCGCCGCCCGCCTTCCTGGCTGGCTACACCTTCCACTTCAAGGCCGGGCAGACGCTGGACGAAGCCGCGCTCAAAAGCCAGCTGACGCTGGCCGGCTACACCCACGTCAACCAGGTGGTGAGTCCGGGCGAGTACGCCGTGCGCGGCAGCCTGATCGACCTGTTCCCCATGGGCAGCCCGCTGCCCTACCGCGTGGACCTGTTCGACGACGAGATCGACACCATCCGGGCGTTCGACCCCGACACGCAGCGCAGCCTGTACCCGGTGCCCGAAGTGCGCCTGCTGCCGGGCCGCGAGTTCCCCATGGACGACGCGGCGCGCGCGCGCTTTCGCAGCCGCTGGCGCGAGCTGCTCGAGGGCGACCCCACACGCAGCCGCATCTACAAGGACATGGGCAACGGCGTCGCCACCGCCGGCATCGAGTACTACCTGCCGCTGTTCTTTGACGACACGGCCACGGTGTTCGACTACCTGAGCGGTGCCACCGCCGGGTCGACCCCGAGGGAGGCAGCGTCCGCCGAGCCGTCCTCGCTGGTGCTGGTGCTGCACGGCGACCTGGAAGCCGCCTTCCAGCAGTTCTGGCAGGACACGCAGGAGCGCCACCGCCTGGTGCAGGGCGACCCCGACCACCCGGTGCTGCCCCCCGCGGCGCTGTTCCTGAACGCCGAGCAGTTCTATGTGGCCGCCAAGCCGCATGCACAACTCGCACTGCGCCGGGCCGACCAGGTCAGCGACGAGCAGCAGGCCACGGCCTATGCCGAGTTCGCCCCCCTGCCCGACCTCTCGGTCGTGCGCGGCGCCGACGACCCGCTGCAGCGCCTGCAGGCCTTTGTGCAGGCCGCGCCCCGGCAGGGTCTTCGCGTGCTGGTGCTGGCCGAGAGCGAGGGCCGGCGCGAAAGCCTGCTGGACTTCCTGCGCGCCTCGCACCTGAACCCGCCCGCCTTCGACCACCTGGCCGAGTTCCGCGCCAGCGACGAGCCCCTCGGCATCGCCACCGCTGCGCTGGCCGCCGGATTCGGCTGGCCCGAGGGCGGCGTGGCCTTGGTCACCGAGACCGAGCTGTTCGCGGGCGGCACGGGCGTGCGCCGACGGCGCCGGCAGGAGCAGCAGAGCGACCTGGACACGCTGATCAAGGACCTGTCCGAGCTGAAGGTGGGGGACCCCGTCGTCCACAGTGCCCACGGCATCGGCCGCTACCACGGCCTGGTCAACATGGACGTGGGCCAGCTGAACCCCGACGGCAGCCCCGCGCTGCAGGAATTCCTGCACCTGGAGTACGCGGGCAACGCCACGCTCTACGTGCCCGTGAGCCAGCTGCACCTGATCGGCCGCTATTCGGGCGTGGCGCCCGAGCAGGCGCCGCTGCACAAGCTGGGCGGCAGCCAGTGGGAGAAGGCCAAGCGCAAGGCCGCCGAGCAGGTGCGCGACGCGGCAGCCGAGCTGCTCAACATCTACGCGCGTCGCGCCGCGCGCGAGGGCCATGCCTTCCGCTTTGCCGAGAACGACTACGCGCAGTTCGCGCAGGACTTCGGCTTCGAGGAGACGGCCGATCAGCACGCCGCCATCACGGCGGTCATCAACGACATGATCTCGCCCCAGCCCATGGACCGGCTGGTCTGCGGCGACGTGGGCTTCGGCAAGACCGAGGTGGCGCTGCGCGCGGCCTTCGTGGCCGTGACGGGCGGCAAACAGGTCGCGTTTTTGGCACCCACCACCTTGCTGGCCGAGCAGCATTACCAAACGCTGGTCGACCGCTTTTCGCGCTGGCCGATCAAGATCGCCGAGATGAGCCGCTTTCGCTCGGCCAAGGAGATCAAGGCGGCCGCCACGGGCATCGCCGAAGGCACGGTCGACATCGTGGTCGGCACGCACAAGCTGCTGTCGGAAAGCGTGCAGTTCAAGAACCTGGGCCTGCTGATCATCGACGAGGAGCACCGCTTTGGCGTGCGCCACAAGGAGGCCATGAAAGCCCTGCGCGCCGAGGTCGACGTGCTGACGCTGACGGCCACGCCCATCCCGCGCACCATGGGCATGGCGCTGGAAGGCCTGCGCGACCTCTCGGTCATCGCCACCGCGCCGCAGCGCCGCCTGGCCATCAAGACCTTTGTGCGCAGCGAAAGCAATGGCGTGATCCGCGAGGCCGTGCTGCGCGAGCTCAAGCGCGGCGGCCAGGTCTACTTCCTGCACAACGAGGTCGAGACCATCGAGAACCGCCGCCAGGCCCTGGAGGAGCTGCTGCCCGAGGCACGCATCGCCGTCGCCCATGGCCAGATGCCCGAGCGCGAGCTGGAAAAGGTGATGCGCGACTTCGTCGCCCAGCGCCACAACATCTTGCTGTGCTCGACCATCATCGAGACCGGCATCGACGTGCCCACGGCCAACACCATCGTCATCAGCCGCGCCGACAAGTTCGGCCTGGCGCAGCTGCACCAGCTGCGCGGCCGCGTCGGGCGCTCGCACCACCAAGCCTATGCCTACCTGATGGTGCCGGACATCGACAGCCTGACCAAGCAGGCCGAGCAGCGCCTGGACGCCATCCAGCAGATGGAAGAGCTGGGCTCGGGCTTCTACCTGGCCATGCACGACCTGGAGATCCGCGGCGCCGGCGAGGTGCTGGGCGAGAACCAGAGCGGCAACATGATGGAGGTGGGCTTCCAGCTCTACAACGAGATGCTGGCCGACGCCGTGAAGGCGCTGAAGGCCGGCAAGGAGCCCGACCTGCTCAGCCCCATGCAGGCCACCACCGAGATCAACCTGCACGTGCCCGCCCTGCTGCCCACCGATTACTGCGGCGACGTGCAGCTGCGCCTGTCCCTCTACAAGCGCCTGGCCACGGCCAAGACCAACGACCAGGTCGACCGCATCGTCGAAGAGCTGGTCGACCGCTTTGGCAAGCTGCCGCCGCAGGCGCAGGCGCTGATCGACGTGCACCGGCTGCGCGTGCTGTCGCAGCCCTATGGCGTGCAAAAGGTGGACGCCGCACCCGGCGTGATCCACATCACCTTCAAGCAGGGCGCCTCGGTCGAGCCGCTGGCCATCATCCACCTCATCCAGAAGAACAAGCACATCAAGCTCGCCGGCAACGACAAGCTGCGCATCGAACGCGCCCTGCCCGAGGCCAAGGACCGCGCGCAGATGGTGCGCGACGTGTTGCGCAGCCTGGGCAAGCCGGCCGAAGCCGTGGCCGCGCCCGCGCAGGCCTGA
- a CDS encoding flavin reductase family protein — protein sequence MTQPIAPVPLDKAYQLLNHGPTVLVSARHQGVDDVMAAAWACALDFSPPKLTVVLDKMTRTRELVQHSGHFVIQVPTVAQLDLTYQVGQRSLHQQPDKLARGGVELFDLDGRDLPLVAGCAAWLACRLIPEPHNQQAYDLFIGEVVAAWSDTRVFRDGRWRFETADAALRTLHYVAGGRFYAIGDALDADQDVKD from the coding sequence ATGACCCAACCGATTGCCCCCGTGCCGCTGGACAAGGCCTACCAGCTGCTGAACCACGGGCCCACCGTCCTGGTGTCGGCCCGCCACCAGGGTGTGGACGACGTCATGGCCGCGGCCTGGGCCTGCGCGCTGGACTTCAGCCCGCCCAAACTCACCGTGGTGCTCGACAAGATGACCCGCACGCGCGAGCTGGTGCAGCACAGCGGCCACTTCGTGATCCAGGTGCCCACGGTGGCGCAGCTGGACCTGACCTACCAGGTGGGGCAACGCAGCCTGCACCAGCAACCCGACAAGCTGGCGCGCGGCGGGGTCGAGCTGTTCGACCTCGACGGGCGTGACCTGCCGCTGGTCGCGGGGTGCGCGGCCTGGCTGGCGTGCCGGCTCATCCCCGAGCCCCACAACCAGCAGGCCTACGACCTGTTCATCGGCGAGGTCGTCGCCGCCTGGTCGGACACGCGGGTCTTCCGCGACGGGCGCTGGCGCTTCGAAACCGCCGACGCTGCCCTGCGCACCCTGCATTACGTGGCCGGCGGGCGCTTCTACGCCATTGGCGACGCGCTGGACGCCGACCAGGACGTGAAGGACTGA
- a CDS encoding gluconate 2-dehydrogenase subunit 3 family protein: MPDSHPPSRRHFLLASSAGVALTGMAMTFHANSKESISLDQYKPEYFTPEEWAFVLAATARLIPSDGEGPGALETHVPVFIDRQLKGEYGSAVDWYMTGPHDPTAPPERGWQTPLNPAQLYRKAIPVFNAWCQSRWRKGFQDLTPEQQDEALVALQKGEVQLEPELSLFFTTLLANTKEGYFADPMHGGNHGMQAWTYIGFPGARASFKEWVDQHNVKYPLGPVSIKGERA; the protein is encoded by the coding sequence ATGCCTGACTCGCATCCCCCCAGCCGCCGACATTTCCTGCTGGCATCCAGTGCCGGTGTGGCACTCACCGGCATGGCCATGACCTTCCATGCCAACTCCAAAGAGTCCATCTCACTCGACCAGTACAAGCCCGAGTACTTCACGCCCGAAGAGTGGGCGTTCGTGCTCGCGGCCACCGCGCGCCTGATTCCGTCGGATGGCGAAGGCCCCGGTGCGCTGGAAACCCACGTGCCGGTCTTCATCGACCGCCAACTGAAGGGCGAGTACGGCAGCGCCGTGGACTGGTACATGACGGGGCCGCACGACCCCACAGCCCCGCCCGAGCGCGGCTGGCAAACGCCGCTGAACCCGGCCCAGCTCTACCGCAAGGCCATTCCGGTCTTCAACGCCTGGTGCCAGTCGCGCTGGCGCAAGGGCTTCCAGGACCTGACGCCTGAGCAGCAGGATGAAGCCCTGGTCGCGCTGCAGAAAGGCGAGGTCCAGCTGGAGCCCGAACTCAGCCTCTTCTTCACCACCCTGCTGGCCAACACCAAGGAAGGCTACTTCGCCGACCCCATGCATGGCGGCAACCACGGCATGCAGGCCTGGACCTACATCGGCTTTCCCGGTGCGCGGGCCAGCTTCAAGGAATGGGTGGACCAGCACAACGTCAAGTACCCGCTGGGTCCGGTGTCCATCAAAGGCGAGAGGGCTTGA